Proteins from a single region of Dictyostelium discoideum AX4 chromosome 5 chromosome, whole genome shotgun sequence:
- the hydA gene encoding aldehyde dehydrogenase produces MSKVQLPNTKLFINNEWVESVSGKKFKTFNPVNEELICEVSEGDKADVDIAVKAAREALENGEWSKMTSEDRGRIILKFADLIEKHKDNLAQLETLDNGKPLTASKGYDITQSEKTLRYFGGWADKIQGKTIPISNEYTSITRHEPIGVVALIVAWNYPCMLLCWKLGPALAAGCTIVAKPSEFTPLTALYLCELIKEAGFPPGVFNLVNGFGATVGSALSHHMDIDKISFTGSTITGRLIMEGAAKSNLKPVTLELGGKSPNIFFNDCDVNHIAQCAKDYVFANSMQSCCAPSRFFVQENIYEAFLQIFTENIKLLKVGDPNVNGTNLGPLVSKQQHDRVLGYIQKGKEEGATCHLGGGNYHHADGKGYFVQPTIFTNVTDDMTICKEEIFGPVVVILPFKTVDEVIKRANNTTYGLAAGVWTKDISLALNVSNKLKSGSVWINEYYSIMPSIPFGGYKQSGIGRDLSEYAIQSYLSVKAVTIAHKTLHAQQQ; encoded by the exons atgTCAAAAGTTCAATTACCAAacacaaaattatttattaataatgaatggGTAGAGTCAGTTTCtggaaagaaatttaaaacatttaatcCAGTGAATGAAGAATTAATTTGTGAAGTTTCTGAAGGTGATAAAGCTGATGTTGATATT gcAGTGAAAGCAGCAAGAGAAGCATTAGAAAATGGAGAATGGAGTAAAATGACATCTGAAGATAGAGGTagaattatattaaaatttgcagatttaattgaaaaacataAAGATAATTTAGCACAATTAGAAACATTAGATAATGGTAAACCATTGACAGCATCAAAAGGATATGATATAACACAATCAGAAAAGACTCTTCGTTATTTCGGTGGTTGGGCTGATAAAATTCAAGGTAAAACCATTCCAATTAGTAATGAATATACATCAATTACCAGACATGAACCAATTGGTGTAGTTGCTTTAATTGTTGCTTGGAATTATCCATGTATGTTATTATGTTGGAAATTGGGACCAGCTTTAGCTGCAGGTTGCACAATCGTTGCTAAACCATCTGAATTCACCCCATTGACTGCGTTATATCTTTGTGAGTTAATTAAAGAAGCTGGTTTCCCACCTGGTGTTTTCAATTTAGTAAATGGGTTTGGTGCAACTGTTGGTAGTGCATTATCACATCATATGGATATCGATAAGATTTCATTCACTGGTTCAACTATAACTGGTAGATTAATTATGGAGGGTGCAGCAAAGAGTAATTTAAAACCAGTGACATTAGAACTTGGTGGAAAATCACCAAATATCTTCTTTAACGACTGTGACGTTAACCATATTGCACAATGTGCTAAGGATTACGTTTTCGCCAATAGCAT gCAGTCATGTTGTGCTCCATCAAGATTCTTTGTTCAAGAGAATATCTATGAAgcatttttacaaattttcacagagaatattaaattattaaaagttggTGATCCAAATGTAAATGGTACAAATTTAGGCCCATTAGTTAGTAAACAACAACATGATCGTGTATTAGGTTACATCCAAAAAGGTAAAGAAGAAGGTGCAACTTGTCATTTAGGTGGTGGTAATTATCATCATGCCGATGGTAAAGGTTATTTCGTTCAACCAACTATTTTCACCAATGTCACTGATGATATGACAATTTGTAAAGAAGAAATCTTTGGTcctgttgttgtaattttacCATTCAAAACTGTTGATGAAGTAATTAAAAGAGCAAATAACACAACCTATGGTTTAGCAGCTGGTGTTTGGACTAAAGATATCAGTTTAGCATTAAatgtttcaaataaattaaaaagtggTTCAGTTTGGATTAATGAATATTATTCAATCATGCCATCAATACCATTTGGTGGTTATAAACAATCTGGTATTGGTCGTGACCTATCTGAATATGCAATTCAAAGTTATTTATCTGTTAAAGCTGTTACAATTGCTCATAAAACTTTACATgctcaacaacaataa
- a CDS encoding aldehyde dehydrogenase has product MSKVQLPNTKLFINNEWVESVSGKKLKTFNPTNGKLICEVSEGGKEDVDVAVKAARNALDNGPWGKMTAEDRGKLILKLADLVDQHREHLSDLETLDNGKPLTASSGFDITEAARALRYFGGWADKIQGKTIPISSEFTAMTKHEPIGVVGLIVAWNFPLLLLSWKLGPSLAAGCTIVAKPSEFTPLTALYFCELVKEAGFPPGVINIVNGVGDVVGDALSHHMDVDKISFTGSTRVGRLIMEAAAKSNLKPVTLELGGKSPNIIFGDCDIEYVANAAKNYVFANSMQLCCAASRFFVHESILDAFLTIFTEKIKQLKVGDPYDSETHLGPLVSKQQHDRVLGYIQKGKEEGATCHLGGEVHNHHADGAGYFIQPTIFTNVTDDMTICKEEIFGPVVVILPFKTVDEVIKRANDTTYGLAAGVWTKDISLALNVSNKLKSGSVWVNGFNILKSQIPFGGFKQSGFGRDLSEYAIQGYLSVKAVTIAHKTLHAQQQ; this is encoded by the exons atGTCTAAAGTTCAATTACCAAatactaaattatttattaataatgaatggGTAGAGTCAGTTTCTggaaagaaattaaaaacttttaatcCAACAAAtggaaaattaatttgtgaAGTTTCAGAAGGTGGTAAAGaagatgttgatgtt gCAGTTAAAGCAGCAAGAAATGCATTAGACAATGGACCATGGGGTAAAATGACAGCAGAAGATAGAggtaaattaatattgaaattggcAGATTTAGTTGATCAACATAGAGAGCATTTATCAGATTTAGAAACATTGGATAATGGTAAACCATTGACAGCATCAAGTGGTTTTGATATTACTGAAGCTGCTAGAGCTTTACGTTATTTCGGTGGCTGGGCTGATAAAATTCAAGGTAAAACCATCCCAATTAGTAGTGAATTCACTGCAATGACCAAACATGAACCAATTGGTGTAGTTGGATTAATCGTTGCTTGGAATTTCCCATTGTTACTATTGTCTTGGAAATTGGGACCATCCTTAGCTGCAGGTTGTACAATAGTTGCTAAACCATCTGAGTTCACCCCATTGACTGCTTTATACTTTTGTGAATTGGTTAAGGAGGCTGGTTTCCCACCTGGTGTAATTAATATTGTAAATGGTGTTGGTGATGTAGTTGGTGATGCATTATCACATCATATGGATGTTGACAAGATTTCATTCACCGGTTCAACTAGAGTTGGTAGATTAATTATGGAGGCTGCTGCAAAGAGTAATTTGAAACCGGTGACATTAGAACTTGGTGGTAAATCTCCAAATATCATCTTTGGTGACTGCGACATTGAATATGTGGCCAATGCTGCAAAAAATTACGTTTTTGCAAATAGTATGCAGCTATGCTGTGCCGCTTCAAGATTCTTTGTTCATGAGAGTATTCTTGATGCTTTCTTGACAATATTCACAGAGAagattaaacaattaaaagttgGTGATCCATATGATAGTGAAACTCATTTAGGTCCATTGGTTAGTAAACAACAACATGATCGTGTTTTAGGTTACATTCAAAAGGGTAAAGAGGAAGGTGCAACTTGTCATTTAGGTGGTGAAGTTCATAATCATCATGCCGATGGTGCTGGTTATTTCATTCAGCCAACTATTTTCACCAATGTCACTGATGATATGACAATTTGTAAAGAAGAAATCTTTGGTcctgttgttgtaattttacCATTCAAAACTGTTGATGAAGTAATTAAAAGAGCAAATGACACAACCTATGGTTTAGCAGCTGGTGTTTGGACTAAAGATATTAGTTTAGCATTAAatgtttcaaataaattaaagagTGGTTCAGTTTGGGTAAATGGTTTCAATATCTTAAAATCTCAAATTCCATTTGGTGGTTTCAAACAATCCGGTTTTGGTCGTGATTTATCTGAATATGCAATTCAAGGTTATTTATCTGTTAAAGCTGTTACAATTGCTCATAAAACTTTACATgctcaacaacaataa
- a CDS encoding aldehyde dehydrogenase, giving the protein MSKVQLPNTKLFINNEWVESISGKKFKTFNPTNEELICEVSEGDKEDVDKAVKAARNAFENGPWGTTMSSEERGRIILKLANLIENHKEKLAQLETLDNGKSIVSAREDIDFCVRVIRYFGGWADKIQGKTIPISSEFTSITKHEAIGVVALIVAWNYPVMLLCWKLGPALAAGCTIVAKSSEFTPLTALYLCELFKEAGFPPGVFNLVNGFGATVGNALSYHMDIDKISFTGSTITGRKIMEGAAKSNLKPVTLELGGKSPNIFFSDCQIDHCVEAAKDYVFSNNSQNCCFSSRFFVHESIHDAFLALFTEKIKQLKVGDPYEESNNLGPLVSKQQHDRVLGYIEKGKSEGATCHLGGVKHQIDGKGYFVQPTIFTNVTDDMTICKEEIFGPVVVILKFKTVDEVIKRANNTTYGLAAGIWTKDISLALNVSNKLKAGSVWVNNYDNCLPQVPFGGFKQSGIGRDLSEYAIQSYLSVKAVTIAHKTLHAHQQQ; this is encoded by the exons atgtcaAAAGTTCAATTACCAAacacaaaattatttattaacaatGAATGGGTAGAGTCAATTTCtggaaagaaatttaaaacatttaatcCAACAAATGAAGAATTAATTTGTGAAGTTTCTGAAGGTGATAAGGAAGATGTTGATAaa gcAGTAAAAGCAGCAAGAAATGCATTTGAAAATGGACCATGGGGTACAACAATGTCATCAGAAGAAAGAGGTAGAATTATATTGAAATTggcaaatttaattgaaaaccATAAAGAGAAACTTGCACAATTGGAAACATTGGATAATGGTAAATCAATTGTTTCAGCAAGGGAAGATATTGATTTTTGTGTTAGAGTAATTCGTTATTTCGGTGGTTGGGCTGATAAAATTCAAGGCAAAACCATCCCAATTAGTAGTGAATTCACATCGATTACTAAACACGAGGCAATTGGTGTAGTTGCTTTAATTGTTGCTTGGAATTATCCAGTGATGTTGTTATGTTGGAAATTGGGACCAGCTTTAGCTGCAGGTTGTACAATCGTTGCTAAATCATCTGAATTCACCCCATTGACTGCATTATATCTTtgtgaattatttaaagaagcTGGTTTCCCACCTGGTGTTTTCAATTTAGTCAATGGGTTTGGTGCAACTGTTGGTAATGCATTATCATATCATATGGATATCGATAAGATTTCATTCACTGGTTCAACTATAACTGGTAGAAAAATTATGGAAGGTGCAGCAAAGAGTAACTTAAAACCAGTGACATTAGAACTTGGTGGTAAGTCTCCAAATATCTTCTTTTCAGACTGCCAAATTGATCATTGTGTTGAGGCTGCTAAGGATTACGTATTCTCAAATAACAGTCAAAACTGTTGCTTCTCATCAAGATTCTTTGTTCATGAGAGTATCCATGACGCTTTCTTGGCATTATTCACAGAGAagattaaacaattaaaagttgGTGATCCATATGAAGAATCCAACAATTTAGGCCCATTGGTTAGTAAACAACAACATGATCGTGTATTGGGTTACATTGAAAAAGGTAAGAGTGAAGGTGCAACTTGCCATTTAGGTGGTGTTAAACATCAAATTGATGGTAAAGGTTATTTCGTTCAACCAACTATTTTCACCAATGTCACTGATGATATGACAATTTGTAAAGAAGAAATCTTTGGTCCTGTTGtcgtaattttaaaattcaaaactGTTGATGAAGTAATTAAAAGAGCAAATAACACAACCTATGGTTTAGCAGCTGGTATTTGGACTAAAGATATCAGTTTAGCATTAAatgtttcaaataaattaaaagctGGTTCAGTTTGGGTAAATAATTATGATAACTGTTTACCACAAGTACCATTCGGTGGTTTCAAACAATCTGGTATTGGTCGTGATTTATCTGAATATGCAATTCAAAGCTATTTATCTGTTAAAGCTGTTACAATTGCTCATAAAACTTTACATGctcaccaacaacaataa
- a CDS encoding hypothetical protein (P46595 Ubiquitin-conjugating enzyme E2 4 (EC 6.3.2.19) (Ubiquitin-protein ligase 4) (Ubiquitin carrier protein 4)), translating into MALKRINKELSDIAKDPPSSCSAGPDTDDIFHWTATIMGPKDSPYEGGVFFLNINFPTDYPFKPPKISFVTKVYHPNINASGSICLDILKEQWSPALTIPKVLLSISALLSDPNPDDPLVPDIANLFKTDKNRFESNAREWTRKYAQ; encoded by the exons ATGGCTTTAAAGAGAATTAATAAA GAATTATCAGATATTGCTAAAGATCCACCATCCAGCTGCAGTGCTGGTCCAGATACAGATGATATTTTCCATTGGACAGCTACTATTATGGGTCCa AAAGACTCACCATACGAAGGAggtgttttctttttaaatattaatttcccAACAGATTATCCATTTAAACCACCAAAg aTTAGTTTTGTTACCAAAGTTTACCATCCAAATATTAATGCCAGCGGAAGTATTTgtttagatattttaaagGAACAATGGAGTCCAGCCTTAACTATTCCAAAAGTTTTACTTTCAATTAGTGCCCTTTTATCTGACCCAAATCCAGATGATCCTCTTGTACCAGATATTGCCAATTTATTta aaacaGACAAAAATAGATTCGAATCTAATGCCCGTGAGTGGACAAGAAAATATGCACAATAA
- the rblA gene encoding Rb-like protein translates to MMAHNKNDLTNINTKTTAPTTTTTEQQPEQQQQQPEQQQQEKQNNNNNNNNNNNNNNNINNNENNENNNNDIINNKINLLDELVAAAELKGRYTQIQLEELKSKLDRTSSALNVDQDTIKLAWCLLENMQLVSVDTSEQFQKQIVACSLFICGNKKFSSLLYNLNQPSSSSFQPDNNSKIKGRKIRKTNNSKNKNNDSNEEEEETTTDTEEEEEEDTLLNENNNSINKNSSNNNELLVSIRSCINESGGDSQFLQNSVFLSQLLKHFEGEIKLSQFFDTLRSFISNLRLGNAFEEQGRQLEQSFNTLNNLYRKYEQIFFTLFHPTENYILKTTQQHNYNNNSNNNNNNNNNNNNNNNNNRTNEDYLLSIGWLIFLFCKNKLFTKDSPDFVQSLHLLLCIINFIYVNTSISELKKIPQGVQIIDTATGDILLYLAKSIPCNLDDLSNVNQNIFSTYSNLLINNSILKLFDNNNNNNNNNNNNNNNSDGIKSIFNNSSIIKDNYNSLNKSYELYYYANGDIDERLFYSFDHDIYVLNNNNNNQNNNNNNNNHNNNYYNNNNNNNNNNNNNNHLNYQYSSLLPPSTPTTPSRYGSSSSSGGGGGGNLRKNIYGTPSKSLSAGNLGSVIPQTPISLTLTLESWLKVEIQNYRDPNPSLNLINILKSADQPQQTSEVDKMIERVSSLTNNTDSLFSIGGIDDHQQQQQQQQEVKQRRKNMAIQLYYCLLEKLIKFEQNTSSNINVLLNHEDFHKSLLSNSFEIIAYVYKMEGLYFPHFINVFKLHPFSYLRLIDLVLKVDADLPKLLAQHFSQIEEKILEKYVWSNNSTVFSTIKSHDFQNIFNSNGVGAAITTHLRPTQVFSTPTKNQNNNPFRNQQLINTNIPNTPTKKNPFIQNFIKKVSTLIIAKCRKLIHAMGLSSDYVVQIYQVMIKILIDETLLFKNREIDVLLICSIYAICKVNSKNITFKAIIDKSCISAKVYKEVYIGNDENNNNNNNNNNNNNNNNNNNNNNINNNNNNNENNNNNNNPVKGDIILFYNKIFLTKMDPYIHEVFSKYQQQQQHQYQQPLQNLPPPLLNQNSPKKWNPLFHTPTKNQNNNPYNSNNNTPNKFSSSIPLSPQKGVNYNSSFSVNSMVTISPMKQHTPISSSYTYIVAKSPSKELFQINQCLNKKKNDEMVPPPPTTPSSINNNNNNNNNNNNNNNNNNNNNSNDNNNNNNNNNNNNNNNNSNNNSNNNNNTEKKMVGKRLLFDYEESPSTPSSSSSPTILNNNKKNNNNNKSENVDDPGNNSPSSSPLSSSSSSSSSSSSGGRKRLKS, encoded by the exons atgatggcacataataaaaatgaccttactaatataaatacaaaaacaaccgcaccaacaacaacaactacagaACAACAAccagaacaacaacaacaacaaccagaacaacaacaacaagaaaaacaaaataataataataataataataataataataataataataataatattaataataatgaaaataatgaaaataataataatgatattataaataataaaattaatcttTTGGATGAGTTAGTGGCAGCAGCAGAATTAAAAGGTAGATATACCCAAATTCAATTAGaggaattaaaatcaaaattagaTAGGACATCATCAGCATTGAATGTAGATCAAGATACAATCAAGTTGGCATGGTGTTTATTAGAGAATATGCAATTAGTATCGGTTGATACATCtgaacaatttcaaaaacaaattgtAGCATGCTCATTATTTATATGTGGTAATAAGAAATTTAGttctttattatataatttaaatcaaccctcttcttcatcttttcaaccagataataatagtaaaataaAAGGAAGAAAGATAagaaaaactaataatagcaaaaataaaaataatgatagtaatgaagaagaagaagaaaccACCACTGATacagaagaagaagaagaagaagatacattattaaatgaaaataataatagtattaataaaaatagtagtaataataatgaattattagtATCAATAAGATCATGCATTAATGAAAGTGGTGGTGATAGTCAATTCTTACAAAATTCAGTGTTTTTATCACAACTTTTGAAACACTTTGAAGGTGAGATTAAATTATCACAATTCTTTGATACCCTTAGATCGTTCATTAGTAACCTTAGATTAGGTAATGCATTCGAAGAACAAGGTAGACAATTGGAGCAATCTTTTAATacattaaataatctttataGAAAATATGAACAAATCTTTTTCACTCTATTTCATCCAActgaaaattatatattaaaaacaacacaacaacataactataataataacagtaataataataataataataataataataataataataataataataataatagaacaaatgaagattatttattatcaattggcTGGTTAATTTTCCTTTTCTGTAAGAATAAATTGTTTACCAAGGACAGTCCAGATTTCGTTCAATCTTTACATTTACTATTAtgtattataaatttcatttatgtTAATACATCGATAAGtgaattgaaaaagataCCACAAGGCGTTCAAATCATTGATACTGCAACTGGAGATATACTATTATATTTAGCTAAATCAATTCCATGTAATCTTGACGATCTTTCAAATGTTaatcaaaatatattttcaacttattctaatttattaattaataattccattttaaaattatttgataataataacaataataataacaataataataacaataataataatagtgatggtattaaatcaatctttaataattctagCATAATTAAAGATAACTATAATTCTTTAAACAAATCATAtgaactttattattatgcAAATGGTGACATAGATGAacgtttattttattcatttgatCATGATATatatgttttaaataataataataataaccaaaataataataataataacaataatcataataataattattataataataataataataataataataataataataataacaatcatttaaattatcaatattcaTCATTATTGCCACCTTCAACACCAACGACACCATCAAGAtatggtagtagtagtagtagtggtggtggtggtggtggtaatttaAGAAAGAATATATACGGTACACCATCAAAATCCTTAAGTGCCGGTAATTTAGGTAGTGTTATACCACAAACACCAATATCTTTAACTCTAACATTAGAATCTTGGTTAAAAGTTGAAATTCAAAACTATAGAGATCCAAATCcctctttaaatttaattaatattttaaaatctgcggatcaaccacaacaaacATCAGAAGTTGATAAAATGATTGAAAGAGTTTCatcattaacaaataatactGATAGTTTATTCTCTATTGGTGGTATTGAcgatcatcaacaacaacaacaacaacaacaagaagtaAAACAAAGAAGAAAGAATATGGCAAtacaattatattattgtttacttgaaaaattaattaaatttgaacaaAATACAAGT tcaaatattaatgtattattaaatcatgaAGATTTTCATAAATCATTATTGTCAAATAGCTTTGAAATTATAGCATATGTTTATAAGATGGAAGGATTATATTTCCCTCATTTTATAAATGTTTTCAAACTTCATCCATTCTCTTATCTaagattaattgatttagtATTAAAAGTTGATGCTGATCTCCCTAAACTGTTGGCTCAACATTTTAGTCAAATTGAAGAGAAAATTTTAGAGAAATATGTTTGGTCAAATAATTCAACCGttttttcaacaattaaaagtcatgattttcaaaacatttttaatagtaatggtgTTGGTGCTGCCATAACAACACATTTACGTCCAACTCAAGTATTTTCAACACCAactaaaaatcaaaataataatccttTCAggaatcaacaattaattaatacaaatatacCAAATACACCAACTAAAAAGAATCcatttattcaaaatttcattaaaaaagtatCAACATTGATCATTGCAAAATGTAGAAAGTTAATTCATGCAATGGGATTATCATCAGATTATGTGGTTCAAATCTATCAAGTCATGATAAAGATCTTAATCGAtgaaacattattatttaaaaatagagaaATAGATGTACTTTTAATTTGTTCAATCTATGCAATATGTAAAGTTAACTCTAAAAATATTACCTTTAAAGCAATCATTGATAAATCTTGTATCTCTGCTAAAGTTTATAAAGAAGTTTATATaggtaatgatgaaaataataataataataataataataataataataataataataataataataataataataataatattaataataataataataataatgaaaataataataataataataatccagtAAAGGgtgatataattttattttataataaaatatttttaacaaaaatgGATCCTTACATTCATGAAGTATTTAgtaaatatcaacaacagcaacaacatcaatatcaacaaccacTACAAAATTTACCACCACCTTTACTAAATCAAAATTCACCTAAGAAATGGAACCCATTATTTCACACACCAaccaaaaatcaaaataataatccatataatagcaataataatacaccaaATAAATTCTCTTCATCAATACCATTATCACCACAAAAAGGTgttaattataatagtagTTTCTCTGTAAATAGTATGGTTACAATATCACCTATGAAACAACATACTCCAATCTCTAGTTCATACACTTATATTGTCGCAAAGAGTCCAAGTAAAgaattatttcaaatcaatcaatgtttaaataaaaagaaaaatgatgaaatggtacctccaccaccaacaactccttcaagtattaataataataataataataataataataataataataataataataataataacaataataatagcaacgacaataataacaataataacaataataacaataataataacaataataatagcaataataatagcaataataataataatactgaaAAGAAAATGGTTGgcaaaagattattatttgacTATGAAGAATCACCTTCAACCCCATCCTCTTCCTCATCAcctacaattttaaataataacaaaaagaataataataataataagagtGAAAATGTTGATGACCCTGGTAACAATTCTCCTTCTTCCTCACcattatcttcttcttcctcctcctcttcctcttcttctagTGGAGGTAGAAAGAGGTTAAAatcataa